In one Pungitius pungitius chromosome 13, fPunPun2.1, whole genome shotgun sequence genomic region, the following are encoded:
- the cfap36 gene encoding cilia- and flagella-associated protein 36 isoform X1: MAEDDSEWVVESIVGYLGSPEWVVPVTDFMENKCTVFDDEDENKLSYTEIHQQYKTMVENLLGNYMQEVGINEQQFLDACTSPFAKSKTLQSVFQTVLATDDFQIFHSMMVQKNMELQLEALRVIKERNGALPECLTDGMDVMTELQDQEMKILQEVLKKSKEEYDEEMSRRELLDEDVGSTSSSCSDKPMAENSEAQITSSSPRQQSNAAKVNRKSVTKEASRTNAPGGGAPKGAAKHSSASKPPPDCGSNGVEPRVLPAARAPAKGAEAPAGLAPGAAAEACLEEAHREAGFSEPYTDLTTSQQEQLQQRAAYLRQQRDKLQALKREQRRSKQATPPEETPARQEPPATVTEAVGQSRRNGACTTPPPPPLPPATLPPAQHSANSSRQKEISAEERKKLQKRKHLADKLKEEVINK; this comes from the exons ATGGCTGAGGATGACAGCGAGTGGGTCGTAGAGAGCATCGTTGGCTACCTGGGGAGTCCCGAATGGGTCGTTCCTGTCACGGACTTTATGGAAAACAAATGCACAG TCTTTGATGACGAGGATGAGAATAAGTTGTCGTACACAGAGATCCACCAGCAGTATAAGACAATG GTGGAGAATCTGTTGGGGAATTACATGCAGGAGGTTGGCATCAACGAGCAGCAGTTTCTGGACGCATGCACCTCTCCTTTTGCCAAGTCCAAAACACTGCAG TCTGTGTTCCAGACGGTTCTGGCTACAGATGACTTCCAAATATTTCACTCCATGATGGTCCAGAAGAACATGGAGCTGCAGCTTGAAGCCCTCAGAGTCATTAAAGAAAGGAACG GGGCCCTCCCGGAGTGTCTGACCGATGGTATGGACGTGATGACAGAGTTGCAAGATCAAGAGATGAAAATCCTGCAGGAAGTTCTGAA aaaGTCAAAAGAGGAGTACGACGAGGAGATGTCCAGGCGGGAGCTTTTAGATGAAGACGTTGGCTCCACTTCCAGCAGCTGCTCTGATAAGCCAATGGCAGAAAACAGCGAAGCCCAGATTACCTCCTCATCTCCACGCCAACAAAGCAACGCTGCCAAG GTTAACAGGAAATCGGTCACTAAAGAAGCAAGCCGGACAAATGCCCCGGGGGGAGGGGCTCCAAAAGGTGCAGCTAAGCACAGCTCCGCATCGAAGCCCCCACCAG acTGCGGCAGCAACGGCGTGGAGCCCCGAGTCCTCCCAGCCGCGAGAGCTCCGGCAAAAGGCGCCGAGGCCCCCGCCGGCCTCGCTCCGGGGGCCGCAGCCGAGGCGTGTCTGGAGGAGGCGCACCGGGAGGCCGGCTTCTCCGAGCCGTACAcc gACTTGACGACGTCCCAGCAGGAGCAGCTCCAGCAGAGGGCGGCGTACCTGCGTCAGCAGCGAGACAAGCTGCAGGCGCTGAAGAGAGAACAGCGGAGAAGCAAGCAGGCGACGCCGCCGGAGGAGACCCCCGCCAGGCAGGAGCCCCCCGCCACCGTGACC GAGGCGGTGGGGCAGTCCCGGAGGAATGGGGCCTGtaccacccctcctcctcctcctcttcctcctgctacTCTTCCTCCAGCACAACACTCTGCAAACTCCTCCAGACAGAAG GAGATATCTgctgaggagaggaagaagctgcagaAGAGAAAACATCTGGCCGACAAGCTGAAGGAGGAAGTGATCAACAAATAA
- the cfap36 gene encoding cilia- and flagella-associated protein 36 isoform X2, with amino-acid sequence MAEDDSEWVVESIVGYLGSPEWVVPVTDFMENKCTVFDDEDENKLSYTEIHQQYKTMVENLLGNYMQEVGINEQQFLDACTSPFAKSKTLQSVFQTVLATDDFQIFHSMMVQKNMELQLEALRVIKERNGALPECLTDGMDVMTELQDQEMKILQEVLKKSKEEYDEEMSRRELLDEDVGSTSSSCSDKPMAENSEAQITSSSPRQQSNAAKVNRKSVTKEASRTNAPGGGAPKGAAKHSSASKPPPDCGSNGVEPRVLPAARAPAKGAEAPAGLAPGAAAEACLEEAHREAGFSEPYTDLTTSQQEQLQQRAAYLRQQRDKLQALKREQRRSKQATPPEETPARQEPPATVTEISAEERKKLQKRKHLADKLKEEVINK; translated from the exons ATGGCTGAGGATGACAGCGAGTGGGTCGTAGAGAGCATCGTTGGCTACCTGGGGAGTCCCGAATGGGTCGTTCCTGTCACGGACTTTATGGAAAACAAATGCACAG TCTTTGATGACGAGGATGAGAATAAGTTGTCGTACACAGAGATCCACCAGCAGTATAAGACAATG GTGGAGAATCTGTTGGGGAATTACATGCAGGAGGTTGGCATCAACGAGCAGCAGTTTCTGGACGCATGCACCTCTCCTTTTGCCAAGTCCAAAACACTGCAG TCTGTGTTCCAGACGGTTCTGGCTACAGATGACTTCCAAATATTTCACTCCATGATGGTCCAGAAGAACATGGAGCTGCAGCTTGAAGCCCTCAGAGTCATTAAAGAAAGGAACG GGGCCCTCCCGGAGTGTCTGACCGATGGTATGGACGTGATGACAGAGTTGCAAGATCAAGAGATGAAAATCCTGCAGGAAGTTCTGAA aaaGTCAAAAGAGGAGTACGACGAGGAGATGTCCAGGCGGGAGCTTTTAGATGAAGACGTTGGCTCCACTTCCAGCAGCTGCTCTGATAAGCCAATGGCAGAAAACAGCGAAGCCCAGATTACCTCCTCATCTCCACGCCAACAAAGCAACGCTGCCAAG GTTAACAGGAAATCGGTCACTAAAGAAGCAAGCCGGACAAATGCCCCGGGGGGAGGGGCTCCAAAAGGTGCAGCTAAGCACAGCTCCGCATCGAAGCCCCCACCAG acTGCGGCAGCAACGGCGTGGAGCCCCGAGTCCTCCCAGCCGCGAGAGCTCCGGCAAAAGGCGCCGAGGCCCCCGCCGGCCTCGCTCCGGGGGCCGCAGCCGAGGCGTGTCTGGAGGAGGCGCACCGGGAGGCCGGCTTCTCCGAGCCGTACAcc gACTTGACGACGTCCCAGCAGGAGCAGCTCCAGCAGAGGGCGGCGTACCTGCGTCAGCAGCGAGACAAGCTGCAGGCGCTGAAGAGAGAACAGCGGAGAAGCAAGCAGGCGACGCCGCCGGAGGAGACCCCCGCCAGGCAGGAGCCCCCCGCCACCGTGACC GAGATATCTgctgaggagaggaagaagctgcagaAGAGAAAACATCTGGCCGACAAGCTGAAGGAGGAAGTGATCAACAAATAA
- the LOC119213837 gene encoding inactive phospholipase D5-like translates to MKSQQKCIVIFALVCCFAVLVVLIFSAVDIWGEDEDGITEENCSRNCRSVLVENIPEDISFLDDGTSNLPLLVGLYNLLDRAIKVVEIVSPLWLLNSSDYESSFQPAARQGRALLSRLQGLKAKGIQLKISSGMIDSTELETLAKHYAEVHYVNMTALISGRLQASFWVVDRRHIYIGSASMDWRSLATRKELGVLVFDCSCLALDLHKVFSLYWGLQYRDFIPSFWSKRVFALFNRDDPLELTLNRTKAQAYVSSSPGDLIPKHRSSDLEAISRVIQEARHFIYVSIIDYLPLLSRSAHRYWSRIDSLIREALILRRVRVRLLISCWEKTHPLTSNFLWSLRTLCMDQANCSLEAKFFNPRVQSDGSLQGVNHNRFMVTDRAIYLGNLDWVGNEFTFNAGAGLVISQPEGIEERNFTVVEQLKGAFERDWFSRYTHSLQDDQIPACNKHRINKPVPIRAGPPADGPAPTGHGRNGVRQTPVKTKRHRGDGMGRQGKAGAPVPSLDGCRDQASPLGDRRVQVKGSCRDDATDPRGQPAESSGGREASNGSL, encoded by the exons ATGAAG TCTCAGCAGAAGTGCATTGTGATCTTTGCCTTGGTGTGCTGCTTCGCCGTCCTGGTGGTGCTGATTTTCTCTGCTGTGGACATTTGGGGCGAAGATGAAGACGGGATCACGGAGGagaactgcagcaggaactgcAG ATCGGTGCTTGTGGAGAACATCCCGGAGGACATCTCCTTCTTGGATGACGGCACCTCAAACCTCCCTCTCCTGGTGGGGTTGTACAACTTGCTGGACCGAGCCATCAAGGTGGTGGAGATAGTCTCTCCGCTGTGGCTCCTCAACTCCTCCGATTACGAATCCAGCTTCCAGCCGGCCGCCCGACAG GGCAGGGCTCTGCTGTCCAGGCTGCAAGGGCTGAAAGCTAAAGGAATCCAGCTGAAGATCTCCAGCGGGATGATCGACTCGACTGAGCTCGAGACGCTCGCCAAAcact ATGCCGAGGTCCACTATGTGAACATGACGGCGCTGATCAGCGGCCGCCTTCAAGCCTCCTTCTGGGTGGTTGACAGGAGACATATCTACATCGGCAGCGCCAGCATGGACTGGAGATCCCTTGCCACA aGGAAGGAACTGGGCGTGTTGGTGTTCGACTGCAGCTGTCTGGCTCTGGACCTCCACAAAGTGTTCAGCCTCTACTGGGGGCTCCAGTACAGAGACTTCATCCCCTCCTTCTGGTCCAAGCGCGTCTTTGCCCTCTTCAACAGGGACGACCCACTGGAGCTCACTCTGAACAGAACCAAGGCTCAGGCCTACGTCTCT AGCTCCCCGGGAGATCTCATCCCCAAACACCGCAGCAGTGATCTTGAAGCTATTTCCAGGGTCATCCAGGAGGCCCGTCATTTCATATACGTCTCCATCATCGACTACCTGCCCCTCCTCAGCCGCAGTGCTCACAG gtaCTGGTCCCGTATCGACAGTCTCATCCGGGAGGCTCTGATCCTGAGGAGGGTCCGGGTGCGTCTGCTGATAAGTTGCTGGGAAAAGACTCACCCGCTTACTTCCAACTTCCTCTGGTCCCTGAGGACTCTGTGCATGGATCAGGCCAACTGCTCACTGGAGGCT aagttCTTCAACCCCAGAGTGCAAAGCGACGGCAGTCTCCAGGGAGTCAACCACAACAGGTTCATGGTGACGGATAGAGCCATTTATTTAG GTAACCTGGACTGGGTGGGGAATGAGTTCACCTTCAACGCGGGAGCCGGCCTGGTGATCAGTCAGCCAGAGGGCATCGAGGAGAGAAACTTCACCGTGGTGGAGCAGCTGAAAGGCGCCTTCGAGAGGGACTGGTTTTCCCGCTACACCCACTCGCTGCAGGACGACCAGATCCCCGCCTGCAACAAGCACCGGATCAACAAGCCGGTGCCCATTAGGGCGGGCCCGCCCGCCGACGGGCCGGCACCGACGGGGCACGGCCGCAACGGCGTCAGGCAGACGCCCGTTAAAACCAAGCGGCACCGCGGCGACGGGATGGGTCGCCAAGGCAAGGCCGGTGCGCCGGTGCCAAGCCTGGACGGCTGCCGAGACCAAGCGAGCCCCCTCGGCGACCGGCGGGTACAGGTCAAAGGTAGTTGCCGTGACGATGCGACGGATCCACGCGGCCAGCCGGCCGAAAGCAGCGGCGGCAGAGAAGCCTCCAACGGGTCCCTGTGA